ACACTCGACATCCAGAAAATACGCAGCCATTTCCCAATCCTCAACCAAACCGTCCACGGGAAACCACTCGTTTACCTCGACAACGCAGCAACAACCCAAAAGCCGCAAGTCGTCATAGACGCACTCACAGACTATTACACAAACTACAACTCAAACATCCACCGCGGAGTCCACCACCTCAGCCAAATCGCAACCGACAAATACGAACAGGCCAGAGAAAAAATCCGCACCTTCATCAACGCGCCAAAAACAGAAGAAGTCATCCTCCTCCGAGGAACAACCGAAGCCATAAACCTCGTCGCCAACACCTGGGGAACACAAAACATAAAACAAGGCGACCAGATAATCATCACCCAAATGGAGCACCACTCCAACATCGTCCCGTGGCAGCTCCTCGCACAACGAACAGGAGCAACCCTCAAAGCAATCCCCGTCAACGACAACGGCGAACTCATACTCGAGGAATACAAAAAACTCCTCAACAACAAAACAAAACTCGTAGCCGTAGTCCACGCATCCAACACACTCGGCACAATAAACCCCGTAAAAGAAATAACACAACTCGCACACGACGCCGGAGCAAAAGTCCTCATCGACGGCGCACAGGCAGTCCAGCACCTCAAAATCGACATCCAGGACATCGGCTGCGACTTCTACACCTTCTCCGGACACAAACTCTACGCCCCAACAGGCATCGGAGTCCTCTGGGCAAAACAACAAATCCTCGAACAAATGCCCCCGTGGCAAGGAGGCGGCGACATGATACTCTCCGTCACACTCGAAAAAACCATTTACAACCAAATACCCTACAAATTCGAGGCAGGAACACCAAACATCGCCGACACCATCGCACTCGGAACAGCAATCGACTACATAAACACAATCGGCATCCAAAACATCGCACAATACGAAAACCAACTCTACCAATATGCCCTCGAAAAACTCCTCCCAATACCCGGACTTACCCTCATCGGTAACGCCCCCCACAAAACAGCAGTATTCTCATTCAAACTCGAAGGCATACACCCCCACGACGTCGGAACAATACTCGACCTCGAAGGAATCGCAATAAGAACAGGACACATGTGCACACAACCCGTAATGCAGCGGTTCGGCGTCCCCGCACTCTCCCGAATCTCACTCGCATACTATAACACAAAACACGAAATCGACCTCGCAGCCCGTGCAATCAACAAAGTAATAGAAGTTTTCAACTCATGAACGACGAACTAAAAGAACTCTACCAGCAGGTCATACTCGACCACAACAAAAATCCCCGCAACTTCAGGGAAATAAACCCCCCAACAC
The nucleotide sequence above comes from Ignavibacteria bacterium. Encoded proteins:
- a CDS encoding cysteine desulfurase; translation: MTLDIQKIRSHFPILNQTVHGKPLVYLDNAATTQKPQVVIDALTDYYTNYNSNIHRGVHHLSQIATDKYEQAREKIRTFINAPKTEEVILLRGTTEAINLVANTWGTQNIKQGDQIIITQMEHHSNIVPWQLLAQRTGATLKAIPVNDNGELILEEYKKLLNNKTKLVAVVHASNTLGTINPVKEITQLAHDAGAKVLIDGAQAVQHLKIDIQDIGCDFYTFSGHKLYAPTGIGVLWAKQQILEQMPPWQGGGDMILSVTLEKTIYNQIPYKFEAGTPNIADTIALGTAIDYINTIGIQNIAQYENQLYQYALEKLLPIPGLTLIGNAPHKTAVFSFKLEGIHPHDVGTILDLEGIAIRTGHMCTQPVMQRFGVPALSRISLAYYNTKHEIDLAARAINKVIEVFNS